One genomic region from Fictibacillus marinisediminis encodes:
- a CDS encoding YycC family protein yields the protein MKPLQISAETALMLSKKLNVPLEQIMHMPQHILIKKLMEISEEEETKKEE from the coding sequence ATGAAACCATTGCAAATTTCAGCAGAAACAGCCCTCATGCTGTCCAAGAAGCTGAATGTTCCGCTTGAACAGATCATGCATATGCCTCAGCATATTTTAATAAAGAAACTCATGGAAATTTCTGAGGAAGAAGAGACAAAAAAGGAAGAATAA
- a CDS encoding CvfB family protein — translation MENKLRAGEVFTLKVERLSDFGYFLSLGTEEVMLHKREASKELKEGETVEVFLYQDHEGRLAATMTQPKVRLDTLAWLKVVGSTKRLGVFLDIGIHKDVLLSNDDLPGPLEQWPGIGDQLYCGLRLDKKGRLFADLASEQEIVEQAEAANESHFNQMVTGHVYKLNDSGALIFTENSLIGFIHQDEMSHQLRLGERVECRVTFIRDDGRVNLSMKPRKEQAYSEDAEKIYTYLKANKGQMPYTDKSSPDEIKNEFDISKAAFKRALGKLIKENKIKQENGKTYLKI, via the coding sequence ATGGAAAATAAGTTAAGAGCCGGAGAGGTATTTACATTAAAAGTTGAACGGTTGAGCGATTTCGGCTATTTTTTAAGCCTTGGAACTGAAGAAGTTATGCTGCATAAAAGAGAAGCTTCTAAAGAGCTAAAAGAAGGAGAAACGGTCGAAGTATTTTTATACCAGGATCATGAAGGGAGATTGGCAGCAACCATGACCCAGCCAAAAGTCCGTCTGGATACACTGGCATGGCTCAAGGTCGTTGGCTCTACGAAACGATTGGGTGTATTCCTGGACATTGGCATACATAAGGATGTATTGCTGTCAAACGATGATCTGCCCGGCCCTTTAGAGCAGTGGCCTGGAATTGGAGACCAATTGTACTGCGGTCTTCGTCTGGATAAGAAGGGAAGGCTGTTTGCGGACCTTGCGAGTGAACAGGAAATCGTTGAACAGGCAGAAGCAGCGAATGAAAGCCATTTTAATCAAATGGTTACTGGACATGTGTACAAGCTTAATGATTCAGGAGCATTAATCTTTACAGAGAACAGTCTGATCGGCTTTATCCATCAAGATGAAATGAGCCACCAGCTCCGCCTCGGCGAACGGGTAGAATGCCGCGTCACATTCATAAGGGATGATGGAAGAGTAAATCTTTCGATGAAGCCGAGGAAAGAACAAGCATATAGTGAGGATGCCGAAAAAATCTACACCTATCTAAAAGCAAATAAAGGCCAGATGCCTTATACTGATAAATCCAGTCCGGATGAGATTAAAAATGAATTTGATATAAGCAAGGCGGCATTTAAACGGGCTCTGGGCAAATTGATCAAAGAAAATAAAATCAAGCAGGAGAACGGAAAAACGTACCTTAAGATTTAG
- a CDS encoding solute symporter family protein, with product MNTAFMLFIAIVAITLVITYFAAKRTNTANDFYTASSGLTGWQNGFAIAGDYMSAASFLGIAGSIALSGFDGFFYSIGFLVAYLVVLYLVAEPLRNLGKYTMADMIAARFDDKKVRGVAALNTITISIFYMIAQLVGAGALITLLLDIEYTTSVLIVGVLMTVYVVFGGMMATSWVQIVKAGLLMAGTFIISLMVFAKFGYSITGMFEHIKTATPLGESFLHPGNKYKDPLDTISLNLALVLGTAGLPHILIRFFTVKDAPTARKSVVYATWMIGIFYIMTIFLGFGAAAFVGTDSIIKANSAGNMAAPLLAKALGGDFLFAFVSAVAFATILAVVAGLVLSAASAFAHDFYSQILRKGEATEKEQMKAARWSSIGVAILSIILALFAQKLNVAFLVSLAFAVAASANLPILLFTVFWKRFNTAGAVSGMLVGLLSSLILVALSPSVWSPEAGVAILVGEPVFPLANPGIVSIPLGFLGAIAGTLLSSKKFDDGKFDEIVVKVNTGIGLRDNA from the coding sequence ATGAATACTGCATTTATGCTATTTATAGCAATTGTGGCAATTACTCTGGTGATTACTTATTTTGCTGCGAAACGCACAAATACAGCCAATGATTTCTATACAGCCAGCAGTGGACTGACAGGCTGGCAGAATGGCTTTGCGATCGCAGGGGACTACATGTCAGCAGCATCTTTCCTCGGCATTGCCGGGTCTATTGCACTTTCGGGTTTTGATGGCTTTTTTTATTCCATCGGCTTTCTTGTGGCTTACCTTGTTGTCCTCTATCTCGTCGCTGAGCCTTTGCGAAATCTGGGGAAATATACAATGGCTGATATGATTGCGGCTAGGTTTGATGATAAAAAAGTCCGGGGTGTGGCTGCGTTAAACACCATCACTATTTCAATCTTTTACATGATTGCTCAATTGGTCGGTGCGGGGGCACTGATTACCTTATTACTCGACATAGAGTATACAACTTCTGTTCTAATTGTTGGTGTGCTTATGACAGTCTATGTGGTGTTTGGAGGAATGATGGCGACAAGCTGGGTTCAGATTGTAAAAGCGGGACTGCTGATGGCAGGTACTTTCATAATCTCTCTGATGGTATTTGCAAAATTCGGCTACAGCATCACGGGTATGTTTGAACATATAAAAACAGCCACCCCATTAGGTGAGAGTTTTCTTCATCCAGGAAACAAATACAAAGATCCTCTGGACACTATCTCTCTGAATCTGGCACTCGTTCTGGGAACGGCAGGACTACCCCACATACTTATTCGCTTTTTTACTGTAAAGGATGCACCAACTGCAAGAAAGTCAGTTGTTTATGCGACATGGATGATTGGTATCTTTTATATTATGACAATCTTTCTTGGTTTTGGAGCTGCTGCTTTCGTTGGAACTGATTCTATCATAAAAGCAAATTCCGCCGGAAATATGGCTGCCCCACTGCTTGCAAAAGCGCTTGGGGGAGATTTCTTGTTTGCTTTTGTATCTGCAGTTGCTTTCGCTACCATTCTGGCAGTAGTTGCTGGTCTAGTCCTTTCAGCTGCTTCAGCGTTCGCCCATGATTTTTACAGTCAAATCTTACGGAAAGGTGAAGCCACTGAAAAAGAACAGATGAAAGCTGCTCGTTGGTCATCCATTGGGGTAGCCATCTTGTCCATTATCCTCGCGTTGTTTGCACAAAAATTAAACGTAGCTTTTCTCGTTTCACTTGCTTTTGCTGTAGCTGCCAGCGCGAACCTTCCCATTCTATTATTCACCGTTTTTTGGAAGCGCTTTAATACAGCCGGAGCCGTTTCTGGAATGCTGGTTGGGCTCTTAAGCTCACTTATTTTAGTAGCTCTAAGCCCAAGCGTTTGGTCTCCAGAAGCGGGTGTGGCAATTTTGGTCGGTGAACCTGTCTTTCCATTAGCAAATCCGGGTATTGTTTCAATTCCACTCGGATTCCTCGGTGCTATTGCTGGTACCCTTCTTTCCTCCAAAAAGTTTGATGATGGCAAGTTTGATGAAATCGTAGTCAAGGTCAATACCGGAATTGGTCTCCGAGATAATGCTTAA
- a CDS encoding DUF485 domain-containing protein has product MLAEKKSEDKNINYSKIASSASFKQLLQEKKKFLLPMCIFFFVFYFTLPIMTSYSTILNTSAFGDISWAWVFAFSQFIMTWVLCSLYSKRAVAFDKQADEIIRQSLKEADRK; this is encoded by the coding sequence GTGTTAGCAGAGAAAAAATCTGAAGACAAAAATATAAATTATTCCAAGATTGCTTCTTCTGCGTCCTTTAAACAATTACTTCAAGAAAAAAAGAAATTTCTTCTTCCGATGTGCATTTTCTTCTTTGTTTTTTATTTTACTCTCCCCATCATGACCTCATACTCTACAATTCTTAATACTTCTGCCTTCGGTGACATTAGCTGGGCCTGGGTTTTTGCTTTTTCACAATTTATTATGACATGGGTTTTATGCAGCCTTTATTCTAAACGAGCGGTTGCTTTTGACAAACAAGCAGATGAGATTATACGTCAGTCTTTAAAGGAGGCTGACAGAAAATGA
- a CDS encoding MgtC/SapB family protein translates to MSLILIKLGISAFLGLVIGLERELKRKPVGLKTCLVISISSCLLTIVSIESAKSFSELTGRTMMDPMRLAAQVVSGIGFLGAGVILRRSNDVISGLTTAAMIWGASGLGIASGAGFYLEAAAGALMILISVELIPMIMKWMGPKTLREKEARVRIIVPDGWNMTEMVKEIKQKQLKILNVRVKDLDNGTSKMELTLSIYEKRYTTDIYYDIKEIKGVQNVEIETLS, encoded by the coding sequence TTGAGCTTGATTTTAATTAAACTTGGCATTTCGGCATTTCTTGGATTAGTTATCGGTCTCGAGCGAGAGCTTAAGCGAAAACCTGTCGGGTTAAAGACCTGTTTGGTGATTTCAATCAGCAGCTGCTTATTAACGATCGTTTCCATCGAGTCAGCGAAGAGCTTCTCTGAATTAACCGGGCGAACGATGATGGACCCAATGCGTCTGGCTGCGCAGGTCGTAAGCGGGATCGGTTTTCTTGGAGCAGGGGTGATTTTACGGAGAAGCAATGATGTAATTTCCGGACTGACTACAGCTGCAATGATTTGGGGAGCATCCGGACTGGGAATAGCATCAGGTGCAGGTTTCTATTTAGAGGCAGCAGCAGGAGCTCTTATGATCCTAATCAGTGTTGAGTTAATTCCAATGATCATGAAATGGATGGGCCCAAAAACGCTGAGAGAAAAAGAAGCCCGTGTTCGCATTATTGTGCCGGATGGATGGAACATGACTGAGATGGTAAAAGAAATCAAACAAAAACAATTAAAGATCCTGAATGTTCGAGTGAAGGATCTGGACAATGGCACAAGTAAAATGGAGCTTACCTTGAGCATTTATGAAAAAAGATATACAACTGACATTTATTATGATATTAAAGAGATAAAAGGAGTTCAAAACGTAGAAATTGAAACGTTGAGCTAA
- a CDS encoding cysteine hydrolase family protein, which translates to MKALVIVDYTYDFVADDGKLTCGVPGQSIEKRITTITKHFIEQKDFVVFAVDLHEEEDSYHPESSLFPSHNIRGTKGREQYGKLGELADSLTAQEKINIYWMDKTRYSAFAGTNLDLKLRERNITELHLVGVCSDICVLHTAIDAYNKGYNIVIHEDAVQSFNSEGHQWALGHFTNVLGAKVIKDSQFTSIF; encoded by the coding sequence ATGAAGGCATTAGTGATTGTAGATTATACCTATGATTTTGTAGCAGACGATGGAAAGCTGACTTGCGGAGTTCCAGGTCAATCCATAGAAAAAAGGATTACAACAATAACAAAACATTTTATTGAACAAAAGGATTTTGTTGTTTTTGCTGTTGATCTCCACGAAGAAGAAGATTCTTATCATCCAGAGAGCAGCCTGTTTCCATCTCACAACATCAGAGGAACGAAAGGCCGGGAGCAATATGGAAAACTTGGTGAACTTGCTGATTCTCTAACTGCACAGGAAAAAATCAACATTTACTGGATGGATAAAACACGATACAGTGCGTTTGCGGGTACCAATCTGGATCTTAAACTTAGAGAACGAAACATTACAGAGCTGCATCTCGTTGGAGTATGTTCTGACATCTGTGTTCTTCATACGGCTATTGATGCTTACAATAAGGGCTATAATATTGTGATTCACGAGGATGCTGTGCAAAGTTTTAATTCGGAAGGGCACCAATGGGCACTTGGGCATTTTACAAACGTTTTGGGCGCAAAGGTAATTAAGGACAGCCAATTTACTTCAATATTTTGA
- a CDS encoding NAD-dependent epimerase/dehydratase family protein: MPKTALIAGATGLVGKELLGLLVSSGDYDQVIVLTRNETGVHDKKLIEMQINFDELPSYQRFFSANDIFCCLGTTIKKAKTKEAFRKVDFEYPVMMSQFAAEQGAARFLVISAIGAKPDSRFFYSSVKGEMEQAVRKAVIPSVGIFRPSLLTGNREEWRTGEKAGEWLANSLSFLFKGKLRKYLPVSGSLVARSMYEFAQGNIKGNTVIESEVMAK, from the coding sequence ATGCCAAAAACAGCATTGATTGCGGGAGCAACCGGTTTGGTAGGAAAAGAACTTCTCGGGCTGCTCGTCAGCAGTGGTGACTATGATCAGGTCATCGTGTTAACAAGAAATGAAACAGGCGTTCACGATAAAAAACTTATCGAAATGCAGATTAATTTTGACGAACTGCCATCCTATCAGCGATTTTTTAGTGCAAATGATATCTTTTGCTGTTTAGGGACGACGATAAAAAAGGCCAAAACGAAAGAAGCCTTTCGAAAAGTTGACTTTGAGTATCCCGTGATGATGTCTCAGTTTGCCGCGGAACAAGGTGCTGCGCGCTTTCTCGTAATCTCTGCCATAGGTGCCAAGCCAGATTCCAGGTTTTTTTACAGCAGTGTAAAAGGAGAAATGGAACAAGCCGTAAGGAAAGCAGTTATTCCTTCTGTTGGAATCTTCCGCCCCTCGCTTTTAACAGGGAACCGGGAGGAGTGGAGGACGGGAGAAAAAGCAGGAGAATGGCTCGCCAACTCCTTATCTTTTCTGTTCAAAGGGAAACTTCGAAAGTATCTGCCTGTTTCAGGGAGTTTGGTTGCGCGTTCCATGTACGAGTTTGCTCAAGGGAATATAAAAGGTAATACTGTAATTGAATCAGAAGTGATGGCAAAGTAA
- a CDS encoding BrxA/BrxB family bacilliredoxin: MNAYEEYMRQMAQPMRNELTNAGFSELTTPEEVDRFMENTEGTSLVFINSVCGCAAGLARPSAIYSLNHAAKPDNIVTVFAGQDKEATARMRDYFEGYPPSSPSMALLKGKEVVHFIHRHDIENHSAEEIVENLVTAYEKNNK; the protein is encoded by the coding sequence ATGAACGCTTACGAAGAATACATGAGACAGATGGCTCAGCCGATGAGAAATGAGCTTACAAATGCAGGGTTTAGTGAACTGACAACACCAGAAGAAGTTGATCGTTTTATGGAGAATACAGAAGGAACTTCTCTCGTTTTTATTAATTCAGTATGCGGATGTGCTGCTGGATTGGCCAGGCCTTCTGCGATCTACTCTTTAAATCATGCAGCAAAACCGGATAACATTGTTACAGTTTTTGCAGGCCAGGATAAAGAAGCAACGGCAAGGATGAGAGATTATTTTGAAGGTTACCCTCCTTCTTCACCTTCCATGGCACTTTTAAAGGGAAAAGAAGTAGTGCATTTTATCCATCGTCACGATATTGAGAACCACAGCGCAGAAGAAATTGTAGAGAATCTTGTAACCGCCTATGAGAAAAATAATAAATAA
- a CDS encoding ammonium transporter, which produces MKESTVLMFIDSLWVMFAAILVIGMQAGFALLEAGSTRMKNSGHVAGKQILSFAIATIAFWAAGFGITFGEGNSFLGTTGWLLHGDSKTFDSLSWANVPLSLKFLFQLAFVGVSLAIAWGGFAERAKLSVYFIFGTVFTVLIYPIIGHWVWGGGWLGKMGMQDFAGSTVIHLQGAIAALVATLLLGPRIGKFNKDRTPNLIPGHNQVYTVLGGIILWIGWFGFNAGSTMGTADGFFGYIALTTNLAAAAGAIGAILTSKLLTGKADIPAMVNGVLAALVAITAACAFVEAWAAIVIGVFAGAFTFWTSIYFERKGIDDPIYAFSVHGIAGIIGTISTGFFASPRLVEQTGVGKAGLFYGGGVHQLFVQTVGVIGAAGYVAIVSFILLFALKKLFGLRVTPEQEISGLDISEHGSYGYPEHLDPAITQKAN; this is translated from the coding sequence ATGAAAGAAAGTACGGTATTGATGTTCATTGATTCTTTATGGGTAATGTTTGCTGCGATTTTAGTAATTGGAATGCAAGCTGGATTCGCACTTTTAGAAGCAGGATCCACCCGAATGAAAAATTCGGGTCATGTTGCAGGAAAACAAATATTAAGTTTTGCTATTGCAACAATTGCCTTTTGGGCAGCTGGCTTTGGCATTACCTTTGGGGAAGGGAACAGCTTTTTAGGAACGACGGGCTGGCTCTTGCACGGTGACAGCAAAACGTTTGATTCCTTGTCCTGGGCCAATGTTCCGCTTTCTCTTAAATTTTTATTTCAGCTCGCATTTGTAGGTGTTTCATTGGCAATCGCATGGGGAGGATTTGCTGAGCGGGCAAAACTATCCGTCTATTTTATCTTCGGAACAGTGTTTACTGTTTTGATTTATCCGATCATCGGCCATTGGGTTTGGGGAGGAGGATGGCTTGGGAAAATGGGCATGCAGGATTTTGCTGGATCAACTGTCATCCATCTTCAAGGTGCGATCGCTGCACTTGTAGCTACATTGCTTTTAGGTCCTCGAATTGGAAAATTCAATAAAGATCGCACACCAAATCTCATCCCTGGCCATAACCAGGTCTACACTGTTCTTGGAGGCATCATCCTGTGGATTGGATGGTTTGGATTCAACGCGGGAAGCACAATGGGGACAGCGGATGGATTCTTCGGTTATATCGCTTTAACAACCAACCTTGCCGCAGCAGCTGGCGCAATCGGCGCTATTCTGACTTCAAAGCTATTAACAGGAAAAGCGGATATTCCAGCAATGGTGAACGGAGTGCTCGCAGCATTAGTTGCCATTACGGCTGCTTGCGCTTTTGTGGAAGCATGGGCAGCGATCGTGATCGGTGTTTTCGCGGGAGCATTTACATTCTGGACTTCTATATATTTTGAGAGAAAAGGTATTGATGACCCGATCTATGCTTTTTCGGTTCATGGTATCGCTGGAATCATCGGAACGATCTCAACCGGATTTTTCGCATCGCCGCGCCTAGTAGAGCAAACTGGTGTCGGAAAGGCAGGTCTTTTTTATGGCGGCGGAGTTCATCAGCTTTTCGTTCAGACAGTAGGAGTAATTGGTGCGGCTGGATATGTAGCTATCGTTTCTTTTATTCTATTATTTGCTTTGAAGAAACTTTTCGGATTAAGGGTTACACCTGAGCAGGAAATTTCAGGCCTTGATATCAGTGAACATGGTTCCTATGGATACCCTGAACATTTAGATCCGGCAATTACTCAGAAAGCCAACTGA
- a CDS encoding DUF294 nucleotidyltransferase-like domain-containing protein has product MLNFFDESKYQDTVTVHEMKERVKKAAALEELRKIHAEIIPFIQGLEASGLSINNRYNSLNDIHDVLTRKAVSFAYDTTRETIGTAPGERYCFFSMGSSARHEQTIWTDQDNGLIYQTGHEDKRVVEAFAEEFSRTAVHYLAEVGYPLCQGNVMASNLRWRNSDEEWKDQLSSYLNKGSEDDLKYMMIMLDTKPVYGLPALLYRLREWFVQEIRQRPFILKKMAELVTAHEIPINMFGMIFTERWGKYAGRFDLKQGVFAPFTTNIKLLSLLYGEGAQSTRERIFGLNEKGCFSSLQMDECVAAYDFLLELRLAHSIDLKEMDDRLDYHLWLTTLDSKAAQQLKRTMKLTKLIQKQIKKRGTSFEQSAGI; this is encoded by the coding sequence ATGCTTAATTTTTTTGATGAATCGAAATACCAAGACACGGTGACAGTTCATGAGATGAAAGAACGAGTGAAGAAAGCTGCTGCACTGGAGGAACTTAGGAAGATTCATGCGGAGATCATTCCGTTTATTCAAGGGCTGGAAGCTTCCGGTCTCTCTATTAATAACAGATACAATTCACTGAACGATATTCACGATGTTTTAACCCGTAAGGCTGTTTCGTTTGCTTACGATACAACAAGAGAGACTATAGGAACAGCACCTGGAGAAAGATATTGCTTCTTCAGTATGGGGTCGAGTGCACGACACGAACAAACGATATGGACAGATCAGGATAATGGGCTAATCTATCAGACTGGTCATGAAGATAAAAGAGTGGTTGAGGCTTTTGCTGAAGAATTTTCCCGTACGGCTGTCCATTATTTAGCTGAAGTAGGCTATCCCTTATGCCAGGGAAACGTGATGGCGTCCAACCTCCGATGGAGGAATAGTGATGAGGAGTGGAAAGATCAGCTATCCTCCTATTTAAATAAAGGATCAGAAGATGATTTGAAATACATGATGATCATGCTGGATACAAAGCCTGTTTATGGCCTCCCTGCACTTCTGTATCGCTTAAGGGAATGGTTTGTCCAGGAAATACGCCAGCGGCCGTTTATCCTCAAAAAAATGGCAGAACTCGTTACTGCACACGAAATACCGATTAACATGTTCGGAATGATCTTTACAGAACGCTGGGGGAAATATGCAGGGCGCTTCGACTTGAAACAAGGAGTATTCGCTCCGTTTACCACTAACATTAAATTGTTGTCGTTGTTGTATGGAGAAGGCGCCCAGTCTACAAGAGAACGAATCTTCGGTCTGAACGAGAAAGGCTGTTTTTCCTCTTTACAGATGGATGAATGCGTTGCGGCTTATGATTTTCTATTGGAACTGCGGTTAGCTCACTCGATTGATCTGAAGGAAATGGATGATAGACTTGATTATCATTTATGGTTGACTACTTTGGATTCTAAAGCGGCTCAGCAGCTTAAACGCACAATGAAACTGACCAAACTGATACAAAAACAGATCAAAAAGAGAGGAACAAGTTTTGAACAATCAGCCGGGATCTGA
- a CDS encoding exonuclease domain-containing protein, whose amino-acid sequence MNNQPGSERNLKYIMHRLFNLGLNREEVPPGNPGSFQHEAWIRKILKEKASKRADLKTKLDDVLFIILDTETTGFRPEHGDQIFSIAAAKMKNSTVIEQYHQFINPSVKIPDEIRSLTGIIEDDVKNAPTLDEKAEEIFRFLSGGVIIGYHISHDVAFINHYLWKRYRSSLKQPSLELALITEKLVGSSAFPTLDSASSYFDIDCCNRHSAQGDVLIMVDLWRSLLDLCREKGIETLEDLYVYIK is encoded by the coding sequence TTGAACAATCAGCCGGGATCTGAAAGAAATCTAAAGTATATTATGCATAGATTATTCAATCTTGGATTGAATCGGGAAGAAGTCCCTCCTGGAAATCCTGGTTCCTTTCAGCATGAAGCCTGGATAAGAAAGATCCTGAAAGAGAAAGCTTCCAAACGAGCCGATTTAAAAACAAAGCTGGATGACGTTCTATTTATTATTCTGGATACTGAAACAACAGGCTTCAGGCCGGAACATGGGGATCAAATATTCTCAATAGCCGCCGCAAAGATGAAGAATTCGACGGTTATTGAACAATACCACCAATTCATTAATCCTTCAGTCAAAATTCCTGACGAGATCAGAAGTTTAACCGGAATCATTGAAGACGATGTGAAAAACGCTCCAACCCTGGATGAGAAAGCGGAAGAAATCTTTCGCTTTCTCTCGGGCGGAGTGATAATCGGTTATCATATTTCACATGATGTAGCTTTTATTAACCATTACTTGTGGAAACGATACCGTTCTTCATTAAAACAGCCATCACTTGAATTGGCATTGATTACAGAAAAACTTGTAGGTTCGTCTGCTTTTCCAACGTTGGACAGTGCATCTTCTTACTTTGACATTGATTGCTGCAACAGACATAGTGCTCAAGGAGATGTTTTGATCATGGTTGATCTTTGGAGAAGCCTATTGGACCTTTGCAGAGAAAAAGGGATCGAGACACTTGAAGATCTTTACGTTTATATCAAATAA
- the yjcZ gene encoding sporulation protein YjcZ, with protein MYDHHHLGHHYHLGHHGYDYGYGCGYGYGTGYDYGTGYGFGGGRHGYTLIIVLFILLIIIGCSCWSGFSGDECCESSSSSRRSK; from the coding sequence ATCTATGATCACCATCACCTCGGACATCACTATCATCTCGGACATCACGGTTACGACTACGGATATGGATGCGGGTATGGGTATGGAACTGGATACGACTACGGAACAGGTTATGGATTCGGCGGAGGAAGGCACGGCTATACATTGATTATTGTGCTGTTTATTTTATTGATCATTATTGGCTGTTCTTGTTGGTCCGGCTTTTCTGGAGACGAATGTTGCGAAAGCAGCAGCAGTAGCAGACGCAGTAAATAA
- the plsY gene encoding glycerol-3-phosphate 1-O-acyltransferase PlsY, translating to MILLILVLSYIIGSVPFALIVGKWKYGIDIREHGSGNLGGTNTFRILGKKAGFIVTISDILKGTLAASLPLLLNTDLHVLLAGIPAVIGHCYPLFARFKGGKAVATSAGILLFYAPLMFLLLIAVFFMVLYLTKYVSLSSLVACMAAVLYGIVVHDILLITVMSAFLLFLLYRHRANIGRIIAKTEPKIKWL from the coding sequence TTGATACTTTTAATTTTGGTCTTATCTTATATCATTGGTTCCGTTCCTTTTGCGCTCATCGTAGGCAAATGGAAGTATGGAATTGATATCCGCGAGCATGGCAGCGGAAATTTGGGAGGTACCAACACCTTCCGTATCCTTGGAAAAAAAGCGGGTTTCATTGTAACGATTTCAGACATTCTTAAAGGGACACTTGCAGCCTCCCTTCCGTTGCTGCTGAATACAGATTTGCATGTCCTGCTAGCTGGAATACCCGCTGTTATTGGACATTGCTACCCTCTTTTCGCAAGATTCAAAGGCGGAAAAGCAGTGGCCACTTCTGCAGGAATCTTGTTATTCTATGCACCGTTAATGTTCTTGCTTCTTATCGCCGTCTTCTTTATGGTACTCTACCTTACGAAATATGTTTCTTTATCTTCACTGGTTGCCTGCATGGCCGCAGTATTATATGGAATCGTTGTCCACGATATTTTATTAATAACCGTTATGTCTGCATTCTTGCTCTTTTTGCTCTATCGGCATCGAGCGAATATCGGCAGAATTATCGCAAAAACCGAACCGAAAATTAAATGGCTATAA